A portion of the bacterium genome contains these proteins:
- a CDS encoding response regulator transcription factor, with the protein MRILVIEDEPHLANALHEALCAQGHAVDVAHDGLEGLDLLRGAPFDLAVLDVMLPRRSGLEVCREARAHGVETPILMLTARDTLQDKVQGLDAGADDYLVKPFELAELLARVRALLRRNATQKEAVLVVGDLSLDPATGEVRRAGQEIKLGRKERALLEALMRNAGRTLSHDQIIAHLWDLSAEPSPEVVRAHVKGLRRAIGDQAPSRLIETVHGLGYRMSAHAPGP; encoded by the coding sequence ATGCGCATCCTGGTCATCGAGGACGAGCCCCATCTCGCCAACGCCCTGCACGAGGCCCTCTGTGCCCAGGGGCACGCCGTGGACGTGGCACACGACGGCCTCGAGGGCCTCGACCTGCTGCGCGGTGCGCCCTTCGACCTGGCGGTGCTCGACGTGATGCTGCCGCGCCGCTCCGGTCTCGAGGTCTGCCGCGAGGCCCGGGCGCACGGGGTCGAGACCCCCATCCTGATGCTGACCGCCCGCGACACCCTCCAGGACAAGGTCCAGGGGCTCGATGCGGGCGCCGACGACTACCTGGTGAAGCCCTTCGAGCTGGCCGAGCTGCTCGCCCGGGTCCGAGCGCTCTTGCGGCGCAACGCGACGCAGAAGGAAGCGGTGCTGGTCGTGGGCGACCTCTCGCTGGATCCCGCCACGGGCGAGGTGCGGCGGGCGGGCCAAGAGATCAAGCTGGGGCGCAAGGAGCGCGCCCTGCTCGAGGCCCTGATGCGCAACGCGGGACGTACCCTCAGCCACGACCAGATCATCGCCCACCTGTGGGATCTCTCCGCCGAGCCGAGCCCCGAGGTCGTCCGTGCCCACGTCAAGGGGCTGCGCCGTGCCATCGGCGATCAGGCGCCCTCGCGCCTCATCGAGACCGTCCACGGCCTCGGATACCGAATGAGCGCCCATGCTCCAGGCCCTTAG
- a CDS encoding TolC family protein: MIQPRTMLAAFCALALLPAAVWAQPAASLAGVVDAAVAHSPALKAMDQAIAAADARATAVGAPANPSLVGQLQLSPQAANNMVTLGLRQPLDFRGLAGQRKEQAAEDVAILKLSRKRLEKQVALQAKEAYYRLWSVREALKVHDRDISWQQAEVGRVNKQIAAGELAPHERLDADFELLKLQLARRGAEQQVVGQEAHLAFLLGRPLGEPLALAELVAPQPISLQPLDAWLAEARRERLEPQEIAIARRREERGVRLADSLRFGNGEIEAQLGTAANTEPVVVGGFDLPLPVRYNQAGERAAATAEAARLEAERLVKDQEIAQEVLAAYYAALEAKTRLAEIDTRSLPFAEHMLEKATARRKAGVGPIAELAAARHALSDVASDRLQALLAYQLSYLRLESAAGR, encoded by the coding sequence GTGATCCAGCCTCGTACCATGCTCGCTGCCTTCTGCGCACTTGCCCTGCTACCCGCCGCCGTCTGGGCTCAGCCCGCCGCCTCGCTTGCCGGAGTGGTGGACGCGGCGGTGGCCCACAGCCCCGCTCTCAAGGCGATGGATCAAGCCATCGCCGCCGCCGATGCCCGAGCGACGGCGGTCGGAGCCCCCGCCAACCCGAGCCTCGTCGGCCAGCTTCAGCTCTCACCCCAGGCGGCCAACAACATGGTCACCCTGGGCCTGCGCCAGCCCCTCGACTTTCGCGGCCTCGCCGGCCAGCGCAAAGAGCAGGCGGCCGAGGACGTGGCCATCCTGAAGCTCTCGCGGAAGCGCCTCGAGAAGCAGGTGGCCCTCCAGGCCAAGGAGGCCTACTACCGCCTCTGGAGCGTCCGCGAGGCCCTCAAGGTCCACGACCGGGACATCTCATGGCAACAGGCCGAGGTGGGCCGGGTGAACAAGCAGATCGCCGCAGGCGAGCTCGCCCCCCACGAGCGCCTGGACGCCGACTTCGAGCTGCTGAAGCTCCAGCTTGCGCGCCGCGGCGCCGAGCAGCAGGTCGTCGGCCAGGAGGCCCATCTTGCCTTCCTGCTCGGACGTCCTTTGGGCGAGCCGCTCGCCCTCGCCGAGCTCGTCGCTCCGCAGCCGATCTCGCTTCAGCCCCTGGATGCCTGGCTCGCCGAGGCGCGCCGAGAGCGCCTTGAACCTCAAGAGATCGCGATCGCCCGCCGCCGCGAGGAGCGCGGCGTGCGCCTGGCGGATTCGCTGCGCTTCGGCAACGGCGAAATCGAGGCGCAGCTGGGTACGGCGGCCAACACCGAGCCGGTGGTGGTCGGGGGCTTCGACCTGCCCCTGCCCGTGCGCTATAACCAGGCGGGCGAACGTGCCGCGGCCACGGCCGAGGCCGCGCGCCTCGAAGCCGAGCGCCTGGTCAAGGATCAAGAGATCGCCCAGGAGGTCCTCGCCGCTTACTACGCGGCCCTCGAGGCCAAGACCCGCCTTGCGGAAATCGACACGCGCAGCCTGCCCTTCGCCGAGCACATGCTCGAGAAGGCCACGGCGCGCCGCAAGGCCGGTGTCGGTCCGATCGCCGAGCTCGCCGCCGCGCGGCACGCCCTCTCGGACGTGGCCTCCGATCGTCTCCAGGCCCTCTTGGCTTACCAACTTTCCTACCTGCGGCTCGAAAGCGCCGCCGGACGTTAG
- a CDS encoding Spy/CpxP family protein refolding chaperone: protein MKHLSATMLVAAMAASIQLSGCGRIAPGPVQAPQATVQTERTTNFFVLDAAASSNAQALSTESTHARILSQLDLSDTQKTQLKLIRAKARALYNREEMKARWQTLEALMNAPTLDTAALKAYVASMEAEHKGKIDALAALAGEMRDVLTSEQRDKLVSLVSEQQPGRMAARARSAIRTNVINALNLSSNQQNTLSALQNQMEAQHEVKRDAKRKAFIEFIVDGNQLALAENLKRSMGHENIDEAIQWVGSLSQDQRKVLVEKLGEIKQRHMARMMAD from the coding sequence ATGAAGCATTTGAGCGCGACGATGCTGGTGGCGGCCATGGCGGCCTCGATCCAGCTGAGCGGCTGCGGCCGCATCGCCCCCGGCCCGGTGCAGGCGCCCCAGGCGACGGTCCAGACGGAGCGCACGACCAACTTCTTCGTGCTCGACGCCGCCGCCAGCAGCAACGCCCAGGCCCTTTCGACCGAAAGCACCCACGCCCGGATCCTGAGCCAGCTCGACCTCAGCGACACCCAGAAGACCCAGCTCAAGCTCATCCGCGCCAAGGCCCGAGCCCTCTACAACCGCGAAGAGATGAAGGCCAGATGGCAAACCCTCGAGGCCCTCATGAACGCCCCGACCCTCGATACGGCCGCCCTCAAGGCCTACGTTGCATCCATGGAAGCCGAGCACAAGGGCAAGATCGACGCCTTGGCGGCCTTGGCAGGTGAGATGCGCGACGTGCTGACCTCCGAGCAGCGCGATAAGCTGGTTTCGCTGGTGAGCGAGCAGCAGCCCGGCCGCATGGCCGCCCGGGCCCGCAGCGCCATCCGCACCAACGTGATCAACGCCCTGAACCTGAGCAGCAATCAGCAGAACACCCTCTCGGCCCTGCAGAACCAGATGGAAGCCCAGCATGAGGTCAAGCGCGACGCCAAGCGCAAGGCCTTCATCGAGTTCATCGTGGACGGCAACCAGCTCGCCCTCGCCGAGAACCTCAAGCGCAGCATGGGGCACGAGAACATCGACGAAGCGATCCAGTGGGTCGGCAGCCTGAGCCAGGATCAGCGCAAGGTCCTCGTCGAGAAGCTCGGCGAGATCAAGCAGCGGCACATGGCCCGCATGATGGCGGACTAA